A genomic region of Oceaniferula marina contains the following coding sequences:
- a CDS encoding trypsin-like peptidase domain-containing protein, translated as MTTPLRILLSLPLCGLLLTARADETSRQSQPKPPSPVSLCAQVQNSLKQVKSSCVSVSSNGYGSGVIISRDGLILTAAHMMRDHDPKKPLQIKLEDHTQVSAVLLGLNRETDLALLRITTDSDREWPHCPLAEMAPTTGRFCFTLAHPSGWLKGRPAQVRIGRITSHSMRQGKPFYLFADCNIQPGDSGGPLFSIDGKLIGIASSAANIPGFNIFPAIDQYHLDKKRLLNSERWGDDAKAPDSPAFTQTSIDKKVFNRIQEEFMRRVQIQYAPTLEFVQKLADETGEVKLNQQDIVDHMTRDALALANNQELSLGLDAPELILQLPDIPKHAPKAIPLYRGKAHGAFGVLIDDRHILTKASLFPKGEAVTIKRAEETIPLQKLAESKQWDIAIYESPNQLEHQAISWPKDLKPVTAGDLLIYRDRYQRLGWNIACDQARIVSKKLSIGPLKDKTIISKHRAPYPLAIRHALPLHASDAGTPVFNQNGQFIGIHIARFSRTLGLIIPAKELKEECDRLLQQR; from the coding sequence ATGACAACACCATTACGCATTCTCTTAAGCCTCCCTCTCTGCGGCCTGCTGCTGACAGCCAGAGCCGACGAAACCTCACGGCAATCACAGCCGAAACCACCATCTCCGGTATCCCTCTGTGCACAGGTCCAAAACAGCCTGAAGCAGGTCAAATCGAGCTGCGTATCCGTATCATCCAACGGTTATGGCAGTGGTGTCATCATTTCCCGCGACGGACTGATCTTGACCGCTGCCCATATGATGCGAGATCATGATCCAAAGAAACCTCTACAAATCAAACTCGAGGATCATACGCAAGTATCGGCCGTCCTCCTCGGGCTCAACCGTGAAACCGATCTGGCGCTGCTCCGTATCACTACAGACTCAGACAGAGAGTGGCCTCACTGTCCGTTGGCTGAAATGGCACCAACCACTGGCCGATTTTGCTTCACCCTAGCCCATCCGTCGGGTTGGCTCAAAGGCCGCCCCGCCCAGGTACGAATCGGACGAATCACCAGCCACAGCATGAGACAGGGCAAACCCTTCTACTTGTTTGCTGATTGCAATATCCAACCCGGCGACTCAGGAGGACCGCTCTTCTCCATCGACGGCAAACTCATCGGCATCGCCAGCAGCGCGGCCAACATCCCTGGGTTCAATATTTTTCCCGCAATCGACCAATATCATTTGGATAAAAAACGTTTGCTCAACAGTGAGCGGTGGGGTGATGACGCCAAAGCTCCGGACAGCCCGGCATTCACTCAAACATCCATCGATAAAAAGGTCTTCAACCGCATTCAGGAGGAGTTCATGCGCCGGGTGCAAATCCAGTATGCCCCCACTCTCGAATTCGTCCAGAAGCTGGCCGACGAAACTGGAGAGGTCAAACTCAATCAACAGGACATCGTCGATCATATGACTCGGGATGCGCTGGCTCTGGCAAACAACCAAGAACTCAGCCTGGGTTTGGATGCCCCGGAATTGATCCTTCAGCTGCCAGACATCCCCAAGCATGCGCCCAAAGCTATCCCGCTCTATCGAGGCAAGGCCCATGGTGCATTTGGAGTGCTGATCGACGACCGGCACATCCTCACTAAAGCTTCGCTCTTTCCCAAAGGAGAAGCGGTCACGATCAAACGCGCTGAGGAAACCATCCCACTGCAGAAACTTGCGGAATCAAAGCAATGGGACATTGCAATCTATGAATCCCCAAATCAACTGGAGCATCAGGCGATCAGCTGGCCAAAGGATCTGAAGCCGGTCACAGCCGGAGATTTACTGATCTACAGGGACCGGTACCAGCGGCTTGGCTGGAATATCGCCTGTGACCAGGCCCGTATCGTTTCCAAAAAGCTTTCCATCGGACCATTAAAAGATAAAACGATCATCAGTAAACACCGGGCCCCCTATCCACTGGCCATCCGTCACGCCCTACCACTCCATGCCAGTGATGCCGGAACCCCCGTTTTCAATCAAAACGGCCAATTCATTGGGATCCACATCGCCCGCTTCTCCCGCACCCTGGGCTTGATCATTCCAGCCAAAGAATTAAAAGAGGAATGTGACCGCCTCCTCCAACAACGCTAA